In a single window of the Montipora capricornis isolate CH-2021 chromosome 11, ASM3666992v2, whole genome shotgun sequence genome:
- the LOC138022964 gene encoding gamma-aminobutyric acid receptor subunit alpha-6-like isoform X1, translating into MVFRMDADFIIRGAFILFISLADIRTGAMSTEVAKIDRTEIANASAIIDKILRDKHYDKNARPGAGGGRPIKVYLSMAIQSFTNIKESNMEFTVSMFLRQEWYDVRLAHERNGTLPLRGTDLDKIWLPDTYFTNNNDYKLYEDNQLALISRYGYVYYSARLFVVASCPMYLKKFPTDVQECSLIMESFAFTRDMVDYRWKANPVNILNRELAEFDLTKTEYTYEDVEYVAGEYRDMIVTFTFSRRIGYYLINFYVPCIIMVVMSWISFWMDRECIGDRIALGITTVLTIVFLLGSSNSTMPRVSYPKAIDWYLMTSFIFVFTTLLMCLLIFRFDRQLNKRERPTTSLTYDAQAETATLQLPDEPEVRRVSYYVADSNGAVYPIVRRASGLKRRSILKQGFPKRLCELPLHVTKDNLGMVINNFCRVLFPSAFVFFNLIYWLTIA; encoded by the exons ATGGTTTTTAGAATGGATGCGGATTTCATTATAAGAGGAGcttttattcttttcatttcCTTGGCAGATATCAGAACTGG TGCGATGTCCACCGAAGTAGCAAAGATAGACAGAACAGAAAtcgccaacgcgtcggccattATTGATAAAATTCTGCGAGACAAACATTACGACAAGAATGCAAGGCCTGGGGCAGGAGGAG GCAGGCCCATCAAAGTTTATCTCAGTATGGCTATACAGTCATTCACAAATATCAAGGAATCCAATATG GAATTCACTGTATCTATGTTTTTGCGCCAAGAATGGTATGACGTTAGACTGGCACATGAACGGAATGGTACATTACCTCTGAGGGGCACAGATTTAGATAAAATATGGCTCCCGGACACGTATTTCACGAATAACAACGACTACAAGCTTTACGAGGACAACCAGTTAGCGCTGATCTCTAGATATGGATATGTGTATTACAGTGCAAG GTTATTTGTGGTTGCATCATGTCCCATGTACCTAAAAAAGTTTCCAACGGACGTTCAGGAATGCAGTCTCATTATGGAAAGCT TCGCCTTTACCAGAGACATGGTGGATTACCGTTGGAAAGCCAATCCCGTGAACATACTGAACAGGGAGTTGGCAGAGTTTGATTTGACTAAGACAGAGTACACCTATGAAGATGTTGAATATGTGGCAG GTGAATATCGTGACATGATAGTAACCTTCACGTTCAGTCGACGGATAGGTTATTATCTGATAAACTTCTACGTTCCTTGTATTATAATGGTTGTCATGAGCTGGATCTCGTTCTGGATGGATCGGGAATGCATTGGTGATCGAATAGCCCTCGGAATAACGACTGTGCTGACAATCGTGTTTTTACTTGGATCAAGTAACAGCACTATGCCTCGAGTCAGCTACCCGAAGGCTATCGACTGGTATCTTATGACCTCGTTCATCTTCGTGTTTACGACATTGCTGATGTGCCTCCTTATTTTCCGGTTTGACCGACAACTAAACAAAAGGGAACGACCTACGACGTCGCTTACCTATGATGCACAGGCAGAGACGGCTACTTTGCAG TTACCCGACGAACCGGAAGTACGCCGCGTTTCGTATTACGTGGCCGACTCAAATGGTGCTGTATATCCCATCGTCCGGAGAGCGTCTGGTCTCAAGCGGAGAAGTATCCTCAAGCAAGGGTTTCCCAAGAGGCTTTGCGAATTACCCTTACACGTCACTAAGGACAACTTGGGGATGGTGATAAACAATTTCTGTAGAGTCCTATTCCCGTCAGCATTTGTATTTTTTAACCTTATATATTGGTTGACCATTGCGTAG
- the LOC138022964 gene encoding gamma-aminobutyric acid receptor subunit alpha-6-like isoform X2, translating into MDADFIIRGAFILFISLADIRTGAMSTEVAKIDRTEIANASAIIDKILRDKHYDKNARPGAGGGRPIKVYLSMAIQSFTNIKESNMEFTVSMFLRQEWYDVRLAHERNGTLPLRGTDLDKIWLPDTYFTNNNDYKLYEDNQLALISRYGYVYYSARLFVVASCPMYLKKFPTDVQECSLIMESFAFTRDMVDYRWKANPVNILNRELAEFDLTKTEYTYEDVEYVAGEYRDMIVTFTFSRRIGYYLINFYVPCIIMVVMSWISFWMDRECIGDRIALGITTVLTIVFLLGSSNSTMPRVSYPKAIDWYLMTSFIFVFTTLLMCLLIFRFDRQLNKRERPTTSLTYDAQAETATLQLPDEPEVRRVSYYVADSNGAVYPIVRRASGLKRRSILKQGFPKRLCELPLHVTKDNLGMVINNFCRVLFPSAFVFFNLIYWLTIA; encoded by the exons ATGGATGCGGATTTCATTATAAGAGGAGcttttattcttttcatttcCTTGGCAGATATCAGAACTGG TGCGATGTCCACCGAAGTAGCAAAGATAGACAGAACAGAAAtcgccaacgcgtcggccattATTGATAAAATTCTGCGAGACAAACATTACGACAAGAATGCAAGGCCTGGGGCAGGAGGAG GCAGGCCCATCAAAGTTTATCTCAGTATGGCTATACAGTCATTCACAAATATCAAGGAATCCAATATG GAATTCACTGTATCTATGTTTTTGCGCCAAGAATGGTATGACGTTAGACTGGCACATGAACGGAATGGTACATTACCTCTGAGGGGCACAGATTTAGATAAAATATGGCTCCCGGACACGTATTTCACGAATAACAACGACTACAAGCTTTACGAGGACAACCAGTTAGCGCTGATCTCTAGATATGGATATGTGTATTACAGTGCAAG GTTATTTGTGGTTGCATCATGTCCCATGTACCTAAAAAAGTTTCCAACGGACGTTCAGGAATGCAGTCTCATTATGGAAAGCT TCGCCTTTACCAGAGACATGGTGGATTACCGTTGGAAAGCCAATCCCGTGAACATACTGAACAGGGAGTTGGCAGAGTTTGATTTGACTAAGACAGAGTACACCTATGAAGATGTTGAATATGTGGCAG GTGAATATCGTGACATGATAGTAACCTTCACGTTCAGTCGACGGATAGGTTATTATCTGATAAACTTCTACGTTCCTTGTATTATAATGGTTGTCATGAGCTGGATCTCGTTCTGGATGGATCGGGAATGCATTGGTGATCGAATAGCCCTCGGAATAACGACTGTGCTGACAATCGTGTTTTTACTTGGATCAAGTAACAGCACTATGCCTCGAGTCAGCTACCCGAAGGCTATCGACTGGTATCTTATGACCTCGTTCATCTTCGTGTTTACGACATTGCTGATGTGCCTCCTTATTTTCCGGTTTGACCGACAACTAAACAAAAGGGAACGACCTACGACGTCGCTTACCTATGATGCACAGGCAGAGACGGCTACTTTGCAG TTACCCGACGAACCGGAAGTACGCCGCGTTTCGTATTACGTGGCCGACTCAAATGGTGCTGTATATCCCATCGTCCGGAGAGCGTCTGGTCTCAAGCGGAGAAGTATCCTCAAGCAAGGGTTTCCCAAGAGGCTTTGCGAATTACCCTTACACGTCACTAAGGACAACTTGGGGATGGTGATAAACAATTTCTGTAGAGTCCTATTCCCGTCAGCATTTGTATTTTTTAACCTTATATATTGGTTGACCATTGCGTAG